The nucleotide sequence GAGTGCCCGACGCCGACCGGCGCCTTCTACGTGTACGCGGACGTCCGCGGTCTGCTGGGCAAGGAATTCGAAACCTCGAACGGCCCGGTCCGGCCGAGCACCTCGGCTGAACTCGCCGCGCTCATCCTCGACGAAGTCGAAGTAGCCGTGGTTCCGGGCGAGGCGTTCGGCCCCTCCGGCTACGTCCGCCTTTCCTACGCATTGGGCGACGACGACCTCGCTGAAGGTGTCCGCCGCATCCAGGAATTCCTGGGCAAGGCCAAGTAGCAAGCAGCCAACGCAAACGCTCTTCCACCGTGACAGGTGGAAGAGCGTTTGCGTTTAAGGCGCGGGATGTGAGCAAGCGTTGGGAAATCCCCCGCGGGATGTGAGCAAGCGTTGGGAAATCCCCCGCGGGATGTGAGCAAGCGTTGGGAAATCCCCCGCGGGATGTGAGCAAGCGTCAGAGGAGGCGTCGCTCCGCTGCCCACTTGGTGAGTTCGTGGCGGCTGGAGAGCTGGAGCTTCCGCAGGACGGCTGAGACGTGCGTTTCCACCGTCTTGATGGAGATGAACAGCTCCTTGGCAACTTCCTTGTAGCTGTATCCCCTGGCGATGAGCCGCATGACTTCGAGTTCCCGGGCGGAGAGCTTGTCCAGTTCATCATCCGCGATGTCCGCCGGAGCCGTTCCGAAGGCGTCCAGCACGAATCCTGCGAGCCGGGGAGAAAACACGGCATCTCCATCGGCAACCCGGATCACGGCGTCGGAAATTTCCTTGCCGGAAATGGTCTTGGTGACGTAACCGCGGGCGCCGGCCCGGATCACCGAAACCACGTCCTCCGCGGCGTCGGACACGCTCAAGGCCAGGAAACTGGTGGTACCCAGCAAGGCCGAGGAACCGGCGATAACCTCACGGCCGCCGCCGCCCAGGCCGCCGGGAAGATGAACATCCAGGAGCACTACCTCGGGGCGGGTCTCGGCGATTACTGCGATGGCCTGCTCCACCGTTCCGGCTTCGCCCACTACGTCCATGCGTGCGTCAAGATCGGCCTTCAGCCCGGAGCGGAAAATGGTGTGGTCATCCACGATCACCACCCGCACAGTGCGTCCCGGACCACCATCAGGATTGATCGTCATTGCTTCATTTCTCCGTTCCGGACTTCACTGTTTCGAGCCTCACTCATGAAAGCTTCACCTTTCCGCTGCTCATTCGCCTCCGAAGGTGCTGACGGAAGGGCCAAGCGGACTTCCGTGCCGTCGCTGCTGCTGTTGATGACCGCGGTTCCACCGTGCCGTTTCATCCGGCCGATGATTGATTCCTTGACGCCCAGGCGATCGTCGGGCACAGCGTCAAGGTTGAAACCGGGGCCGCGGTCCTTGATGAAGATCTCAGTGTTGCCGTCAGTGCTCTCAAGGTAGACCGATACCGTCCCGCCACCATGCCGTGCCGCGTTGAGCATCGCTTCCCTGGCCGCCTGTACCAGGGCCTCGTGCCGTTCCGTCATTTCGGTATCGCCCACGGTGACCACTTCCACCGCATTGCCGTGGGAGTCCTCCACTTCGGCTGCGATCGCCTTGATCCGTTCAGCCAGGAGGCCCGTTTCCTTGGCGGGGTCGCTGAAGAGCCAGGTCCGGAGTTCGCGTTCCTGTGCACGTGCCAAGCGGACCACGTCCTGTTCGGATCCCGCCCGCCGCTGGATCAGTGCGAGGGTCTGGAGCACTGAATCGTGCAGATGGGCGGCGATTTCAGCGCGCTCGGTTTCCCGGACACGGCCGGCCCGCTCTGTTTCCAGGTCCTTCCAGAATTTCAGCCCCCAAGGCAGCAACACCAAGGCAACGCCGCCCAGGACCGCCACGGAGGCCAGCAGGGCAAGCCAGGTCTGTTCCCAGGAGCCCGACCCCGACACCATCACCAGGACACCTGCCACAACCAGCGCCAGGCCCGCTGCGAGACGGACCCAGCCACCGGCTTGGTCGGCCTTCGTCTTGTCCACCAAGCCGGCCCTGCGGGTTTCATCCAGCTGCATCCAGGCAATCGCCGCACCACCGAGGATGGCTGCTACCGGAATCAGAGTGCCCAAGGGGACGTCGACCCCGAATTGGCGGGCGATCAGAATGGCAGCAACCAGAAGCAGCGCGGCACCGAGGAGGATCTCCTTGCCGTATTGAATCTTCCGGAACGAGAACCACGATGCCAGGGCGCTGCCGTCCCACCAACCTCCGGGCGGGTTTGCGCCTGCGTCCGGAGCTGTTGCGGCGGGACCTGTGGCTCCGGTGGCTGCCGACCCGCCGCCCGGAGCACCAGCCACCGCCGGTCCGCTGAAAGCCGCCGGTGCGGTGCCGGCGTCGTACGCCCTTGGCGCCCGGGCGGTGTCAATGCTTCCAGGCGCCACAGGCGGCAGGCTCACGGCAGGAGCAATGGGCGACGCCGGTCGGCGGGCATTGCGCTTGGCGTTCTCATCCGCGGTGGGAACCATGGTCCACAGCCACGCATAGAACGCCACACCTGCCCCGCCGGCAAAACTGGCCAGCACCATGCCAAGCCGCACAAACTTGACCGGCCACCCCAGGTGATCCGCCAGGCCGCTGCAGACGCCCGCGATCATGCGGTCGCTGCTGCGGACCAGCGGGGGGCGTTCAACGGCGGTTCTCATGTACCAATCCAAGCACGGATCAGGGTTCCCCGAACCGGATTCCGGCAGGGTCAGGGGCTCTCTCAGGGATCATTCAGGGTATCCCCCAGTAGAGGGCATGTGGGCCCGGGCGGCAGGATCGAAGTATGAACGCGAACAGCATGAACCCAGAGGAACCCGGAGCGTCCGGCACCGCCGGCCCGTCCGGCTCCAGCGACACCGCCGGCCCGTCCGGCTCCAGCGCTTCCACCGGAGCTTCCGGATCACCTTCCGGGGCTTCGGACCAGCCCACTGCCGGAGCGTCTGCCGGCACTGGCCCTGCTGCCGGGACCTACGCGCCGGCGGAGGACGCTCCCCAGGCGCCCCAACAGAACTTCTTCGATTGGATCCGGGACCAGGGCATCCGCCGTGGACCTGACCGTTGGATCGGCGGGGTTGCCAGCGGTGTAGCCCACCGGTTCGGCATTGATCCGTTGATCGTGCGCGGAATCTTCATTGTCCTTGCGCTCTTCGCCGGTGTCGGGGTCCTCCTCTACGGCATCGCGTGGGCACTCCTGCCCGAACCCGATGGCCGGATCCACGTCCAAGAGGCAGGCGCCGGACGGTGGTCGGGTGGCATGACAGGTGCTCTGATCACGGTCATCATCGGACTTCCAAGCCTGGGCCGCGGTTTCTGGGGATGGGGCTGGAACGGGCTTCCCGGCCTGTTCTGGACGCTTTTCTGGATGGGCGGTGTCTTCTACCTCATCTACTTCCTGGTCCAGCGGAACAAAGCGTCGAAAGGAGCCGCGCCCATGAGCCCGCAGAACTACGCGGCCGCACCTGGCGGAACCGCAGCGTACGGTGCTCCGGCCTCCTACCCGGCCACGG is from Paenarthrobacter nicotinovorans and encodes:
- a CDS encoding LuxR C-terminal-related transcriptional regulator; the protein is MTINPDGGPGRTVRVVIVDDHTIFRSGLKADLDARMDVVGEAGTVEQAIAVIAETRPEVVLLDVHLPGGLGGGGREVIAGSSALLGTTSFLALSVSDAAEDVVSVIRAGARGYVTKTISGKEISDAVIRVADGDAVFSPRLAGFVLDAFGTAPADIADDELDKLSARELEVMRLIARGYSYKEVAKELFISIKTVETHVSAVLRKLQLSSRHELTKWAAERRLL
- a CDS encoding ATP-binding protein — encoded protein: MRTAVERPPLVRSSDRMIAGVCSGLADHLGWPVKFVRLGMVLASFAGGAGVAFYAWLWTMVPTADENAKRNARRPASPIAPAVSLPPVAPGSIDTARAPRAYDAGTAPAAFSGPAVAGAPGGGSAATGATGPAATAPDAGANPPGGWWDGSALASWFSFRKIQYGKEILLGAALLLVAAILIARQFGVDVPLGTLIPVAAILGGAAIAWMQLDETRRAGLVDKTKADQAGGWVRLAAGLALVVAGVLVMVSGSGSWEQTWLALLASVAVLGGVALVLLPWGLKFWKDLETERAGRVRETERAEIAAHLHDSVLQTLALIQRRAGSEQDVVRLARAQERELRTWLFSDPAKETGLLAERIKAIAAEVEDSHGNAVEVVTVGDTEMTERHEALVQAAREAMLNAARHGGGTVSVYLESTDGNTEIFIKDRGPGFNLDAVPDDRLGVKESIIGRMKRHGGTAVINSSSDGTEVRLALPSAPSEANEQRKGEAFMSEARNSEVRNGEMKQ